Proteins from a genomic interval of Desulfofustis limnaeus:
- a CDS encoding deoxyguanosinetriphosphate triphosphohydrolase family protein, which yields MTMSDTDPQESVFERLDTLGAEETARLSPAAAFSRDGRRRAVEERIGYRQQFALDADRILHSRAYTRYIDKTQVFCLIDNDHITHRVLHVQLVSRIARTIGRFLRLNEDLIEAISLGHDIGHPPFGHAGEHFLAKLCQRHGLQPFQHNIQSVRALDRLERKGRGWNLTLQTLDGILCHDGETHTYRLSPEPLTDFAELDRKIRAKAADPKHELRPMTLEACVVRLADTIAYIGRDIEDAIVLGLIRRDDVPSRCRERLGATNGSIVYNLVTDLITHSRVAAPGTERPSGSYYIGFSEPVAEALDELKRFNYRCIYLTPETQKHMPLIESCYQSLFAFYLKHLENGRAAELDVDLMGDLEESYTSRQPAAARVRDFIAGMTDDYFLTQARSIGCPIPQRQ from the coding sequence ATGACCATGAGCGACACCGATCCACAGGAAAGCGTATTCGAACGGCTCGACACCCTTGGCGCCGAGGAGACCGCACGCCTCTCGCCGGCTGCCGCCTTCTCCCGTGACGGCCGGCGCCGGGCCGTCGAAGAGCGAATCGGCTATCGGCAACAGTTCGCCCTGGATGCCGACCGCATCCTCCACTCCCGGGCCTATACCAGATATATCGACAAGACCCAGGTATTCTGCCTGATCGACAACGACCACATTACCCATCGGGTCCTCCACGTCCAGCTCGTTTCACGCATCGCCCGCACCATCGGCCGTTTCCTCAGGCTCAACGAAGATCTGATCGAGGCCATTTCGCTGGGCCACGACATCGGCCATCCGCCGTTCGGCCACGCCGGCGAGCACTTCCTCGCCAAACTCTGCCAACGCCATGGGCTGCAGCCGTTTCAGCACAACATCCAATCGGTCCGAGCCCTGGATCGTCTGGAGCGCAAGGGGCGAGGCTGGAATCTGACCTTGCAGACCTTGGACGGCATTCTCTGCCACGACGGAGAGACCCACACCTACCGACTTTCCCCCGAACCGCTTACCGATTTCGCCGAGCTGGACCGCAAAATCCGGGCCAAAGCCGCTGATCCGAAACACGAACTGCGGCCGATGACGCTTGAGGCCTGCGTGGTCCGACTGGCCGACACCATCGCCTATATCGGCAGGGATATCGAAGACGCCATCGTTCTTGGCTTGATTCGCCGTGACGACGTCCCCAGCCGGTGCCGGGAGCGGCTCGGAGCCACCAACGGTTCCATCGTCTACAACCTGGTCACCGACCTGATCACCCACAGCCGGGTGGCTGCCCCCGGAACGGAGCGACCATCCGGCTCTTACTATATCGGCTTCAGCGAGCCGGTCGCCGAAGCGCTGGACGAACTGAAGCGGTTCAATTACCGTTGCATCTACCTCACCCCGGAGACCCAGAAACACATGCCGCTCATCGAGAGCTGTTACCAGTCGCTCTTTGCTTTCTATCTGAAACACCTGGAGAACGGCAGGGCCGCCGAACTGGACGTGGATCTGATGGGCGACCTGGAGGAGAGCTACACCAGTCGTCAGCCGGCCGCGGCCCGCGTGCGTGACTTTATCGCCGGCATGACCGACGACTATTTTCTCACCCAGGCCCGGTCAATCGGCTGCCCGATACCGCAACGACAATGA
- a CDS encoding ComEC/Rec2 family competence protein encodes MTSIARHRLAASRVGGLLVIVLTAWLLANCSRQPGELTITMLDVGQGDPLLLHQPGGCTALIDAGGLLHGHRVTEAILGLDVDHLDLVVVSHPHLDHFGGLFDIVPRIGIARAFDNGGSNPAHEYFDDYLALRRNLPITALQRGDRLFCGDLEISVLHPQTPPTPQDDINGSSLALLVRFHDFRLLHLGDIGGPWERTLLSRPDDLRADLLKVAHHGAGDATSPPLLERVSPAYALIGCAAENRIAAPHPAVLERLEAAGAQVLRTDRDGSITFTVAPDGSLTVATDNHRRH; translated from the coding sequence ATGACCTCGATTGCCCGCCACCGACTCGCCGCCAGCCGCGTTGGCGGCTTGCTGGTTATCGTGTTAACCGCCTGGCTCCTGGCGAATTGCAGCAGGCAACCGGGGGAACTGACCATCACCATGCTCGATGTCGGTCAGGGCGACCCGCTGCTCCTGCACCAGCCCGGCGGCTGTACCGCCTTGATCGATGCCGGCGGCCTGCTGCACGGCCATCGGGTAACCGAGGCCATCCTCGGGCTGGACGTCGACCACCTGGACCTGGTGGTCGTCAGCCATCCCCACCTCGATCACTTCGGCGGCCTGTTCGACATCGTTCCCCGAATCGGCATCGCCCGTGCCTTCGACAACGGCGGCAGCAACCCCGCTCACGAGTACTTCGACGACTATCTCGCTCTGCGCCGGAACCTGCCCATTACCGCACTGCAAAGAGGGGACCGGCTTTTTTGCGGCGATCTGGAGATCTCCGTTCTGCATCCGCAGACGCCCCCGACCCCGCAGGACGACATCAACGGTTCGTCGCTCGCCCTGCTGGTCCGCTTCCACGATTTTCGGCTGTTGCACCTGGGAGATATCGGCGGGCCGTGGGAAAGGACCCTGCTGTCTCGCCCCGACGACCTGCGCGCCGACCTGCTCAAGGTCGCCCATCACGGGGCCGGTGACGCCACGTCACCACCGTTGCTCGAACGGGTCTCACCCGCCTACGCCCTGATCGGCTGTGCGGCGGAGAATCGCATCGCGGCACCGCATCCCGCCGTCCTCGAGCGACTGGAGGCGGCCGGGGCGCAGGTGTTGCGCACCGATCGGGACGGGAGCATAACCTTCACCGTCGCCCCGGATGGCTCGCTCACCGTGGCCACCGATAACCATCGGCGCCATTGA
- a CDS encoding metal-dependent transcriptional regulator, protein MKKSTDIVDLSASLEDYIEAIYHIVDEKLVARSKDIAARLDVSRASVTEALRALAKKELINYSPYEAITMTEQGRKVAEDVIYRHDSLKRFFTEVLAIQPKLAEEAACKIEHAAPPVVISQMISFIKFLQVCPRGGDDLLKGFADYCKHGATRVDCASCISSCLDDDNKS, encoded by the coding sequence ATGAAAAAATCTACTGATATCGTTGACCTCAGCGCCAGCCTCGAAGATTACATCGAAGCGATCTATCATATCGTCGACGAAAAACTGGTCGCCCGCAGCAAGGACATCGCCGCCCGACTCGACGTCAGCCGCGCCTCGGTTACCGAGGCGTTGCGCGCCCTGGCTAAAAAGGAGTTGATCAACTATTCGCCGTACGAAGCGATCACGATGACCGAACAGGGGCGCAAGGTGGCGGAGGATGTCATCTATCGCCACGATTCCCTGAAGCGCTTCTTCACCGAAGTGCTCGCCATCCAGCCGAAACTGGCGGAAGAGGCGGCCTGCAAGATTGAACACGCGGCGCCGCCGGTGGTCATCTCGCAGATGATCAGCTTCATCAAGTTCCTGCAGGTATGCCCACGGGGCGGCGACGATCTGCTCAAAGGCTTTGCCGATTATTGCAAACACGGCGCCACCCGTGTGGATTGCGCCAGTTGTATCTCCTCCTGCCTGGACGACGACAACAAGAGCTGA
- a CDS encoding efflux transporter outer membrane subunit → MKIFTPLFCACAAVGLLLNGCSLIPSYQRPNLPVAESLVGQPQAAETGTPLPGQTDTIADLGWRDYFSDPTLQRLIETALAANRDLRISALNIAAYQAQYRIQRSALFPTVDGDGAATRQRTLTGAGHTTGDIYQVKVGLAAYELDFFGRLQSLEEKALEHYLAMEQNHRSALINLVAEVAGAYLNLLADRELLAITKDTRRIEEESFDLITQRVNVGIANELALAQARTSLEAVKANLALYQRRVAQDLNYLSLLTGTDVSSIIPPGEEREGSLDGRLLVADLPAHLSSRVLLQRPDIMAAEHELKAANADIGAARAAFFPAITITANAGLISTELDDLFSSDSRMWLFSPAIRLPIFTGGRLDAQLDGALVRKDITVARYEKAIQLAFRESADALVAVSTYRDQMIAQRANLEANQDYHAMASQRYEQGLDSFLTLLDAQRSLYGARQNYLSLKLAQLVNQVTLYKVLGGGWQDLQR, encoded by the coding sequence ATGAAGATCTTTACTCCTCTTTTTTGCGCCTGCGCCGCCGTCGGCCTGCTACTGAACGGTTGTTCACTGATCCCCTCCTACCAGCGCCCCAATCTGCCGGTGGCAGAGAGTCTGGTCGGGCAACCGCAAGCGGCAGAGACCGGCACACCCCTGCCCGGCCAAACCGATACCATCGCCGATCTCGGCTGGCGTGATTACTTTTCCGACCCGACCCTGCAACGCCTGATCGAGACGGCGCTGGCGGCCAACCGCGATCTCCGCATTTCCGCCTTGAACATCGCCGCCTATCAGGCCCAGTACCGAATCCAGCGTTCAGCATTGTTTCCCACCGTCGACGGCGACGGCGCGGCGACGAGACAGCGGACGCTCACCGGAGCCGGCCACACCACCGGCGATATCTATCAGGTCAAGGTCGGCCTGGCCGCCTACGAGCTTGATTTTTTCGGCCGCTTGCAAAGCCTCGAGGAAAAGGCCCTGGAACACTACCTGGCCATGGAGCAGAACCATCGCAGTGCGCTGATCAACCTGGTGGCCGAGGTCGCCGGGGCTTATCTTAACCTGTTGGCCGATCGGGAATTGCTGGCGATCACCAAGGATACCCGACGGATCGAGGAGGAATCGTTCGACCTCATCACCCAGCGGGTCAACGTCGGTATCGCCAACGAGCTGGCCCTGGCCCAAGCCCGCACCAGCCTGGAGGCGGTCAAAGCCAACCTGGCCCTCTACCAGCGCCGGGTGGCGCAGGATTTGAACTACCTGAGCCTGCTCACCGGTACCGATGTCAGCTCCATCATCCCACCGGGTGAGGAGCGCGAGGGGTCGCTGGACGGTCGTCTGCTGGTCGCCGATCTGCCCGCCCACCTCTCCTCCCGGGTGCTGCTGCAGCGACCCGACATCATGGCCGCCGAGCATGAACTGAAGGCGGCCAACGCCGATATTGGTGCGGCCCGGGCGGCCTTCTTCCCGGCGATCACCATTACCGCCAATGCCGGTCTGATCAGTACCGAACTCGACGACTTGTTCAGCTCCGATTCGCGCATGTGGCTCTTCTCGCCGGCCATCCGCCTGCCCATCTTCACCGGCGGACGCCTGGATGCCCAACTCGATGGGGCGCTCGTCCGCAAGGACATCACGGTGGCCCGCTACGAGAAGGCTATTCAGCTCGCCTTCCGGGAATCAGCCGACGCCCTGGTGGCAGTATCCACCTACCGCGACCAGATGATCGCCCAGCGGGCCAACCTGGAGGCCAACCAGGATTATCACGCCATGGCCAGCCAACGCTACGAACAGGGCCTAGACAGTTTCCTCACCCTGCTCGACGCCCAGCGTTCGCTCTACGGGGCACGACAGAACTACCTGAGTCTGAAGCTTGCTCAGTTGGTCAACCAGGTGACGCTCTACAAGGTTCTTGGTGGCGGCTGGCAGGATCTGCAGCGGTAA
- a CDS encoding SelT/SelW/SelH family (seleno)protein, translating to MKVTIEYCAVURYEPRASGLGDELEKRYGAEVELIASSGGVFEVSVDGRLLFSKKKLGRFPEMLELSVLLG from the coding sequence ATGAAGGTAACCATCGAATATTGTGCCGTTTGAAGGTATGAACCGCGTGCTTCCGGTCTGGGAGACGAGCTGGAAAAACGGTATGGTGCCGAAGTGGAACTGATTGCTTCTTCTGGGGGTGTTTTTGAGGTTTCGGTGGATGGCCGATTGCTTTTTTCCAAGAAGAAGCTCGGCCGTTTTCCCGAAATGTTGGAGTTATCCGTGCTGCTCGGTTGA
- a CDS encoding efflux RND transporter periplasmic adaptor subunit, with protein MNRHIRSAVFIAATAILMAIGGCKNEQQAARPAPPPPEVNVVTLHTQPVKLVAELPGRTAAFRIAEVRPQVSGIVQKRLFTEGSEVSAGELLYQIDPALYQANFDSAKAALAKAEVVEASARQKAERYRTLVRTKAVSEQDQIEVEAAWKQAVAEVAAAKAALEKARIDLDYTRVTAPISGRIGKSMISEGALVTAQQAMALAIIQQMDPIYVDLNQSSTDLLRLKKELAAGQITADQQLRSPVTVILDDGSLYGHEGYLEFSDVSVDQSTGTVTMRAIVDNPDQELLPGMFVRARIAKGTRPDGILVPAASVIRNSRGQATVLVVDGDNTVAGRIIEIEQNRGEQVLIASGLTAGERVVVAGIQKVKPGMPVTVAEAPVVDGQPATTAAKTE; from the coding sequence ATGAACAGACACATACGCAGCGCAGTCTTCATCGCAGCCACTGCCATCTTGATGGCCATTGGCGGCTGCAAAAATGAACAACAGGCGGCCCGGCCGGCACCGCCTCCCCCGGAAGTCAATGTTGTCACCCTGCACACCCAGCCGGTCAAGTTGGTCGCGGAACTGCCGGGACGGACTGCAGCATTTCGCATCGCCGAGGTTCGCCCCCAGGTCAGCGGTATCGTTCAGAAACGGTTGTTCACCGAAGGCAGCGAAGTCTCGGCTGGGGAACTGCTGTACCAGATCGACCCGGCCCTTTATCAGGCCAACTTCGACAGCGCCAAGGCGGCACTGGCCAAAGCCGAGGTAGTGGAAGCATCGGCCCGGCAAAAGGCTGAACGTTACCGGACCCTGGTGCGCACCAAAGCGGTCAGCGAACAGGACCAGATCGAAGTGGAAGCGGCCTGGAAACAGGCCGTCGCCGAGGTGGCGGCAGCCAAGGCGGCCTTGGAGAAAGCCCGCATCGATCTCGATTACACCCGGGTCACCGCCCCCATTTCCGGTCGCATCGGCAAATCCATGATCTCCGAGGGCGCCCTGGTCACCGCCCAGCAGGCCATGGCCCTGGCCATCATCCAGCAAATGGACCCGATCTACGTGGACTTGAACCAGTCCAGCACCGACCTACTCCGTTTGAAAAAAGAGCTGGCAGCGGGACAGATCACCGCCGATCAGCAGCTCCGTTCGCCGGTCACCGTCATCCTCGACGACGGCTCTCTTTATGGCCACGAAGGCTACCTGGAGTTCTCGGATGTCTCGGTCGACCAGTCGACCGGCACCGTCACCATGCGGGCCATCGTTGACAACCCCGACCAGGAGCTGCTCCCCGGCATGTTCGTCCGAGCCCGGATCGCCAAGGGAACCCGGCCTGACGGCATTCTCGTGCCGGCGGCCAGCGTCATCCGCAACAGTCGCGGCCAGGCCACCGTTCTGGTGGTGGACGGTGATAACACCGTGGCCGGCCGGATCATCGAGATCGAGCAAAATCGGGGCGAGCAGGTGCTCATCGCCAGCGGCCTGACGGCGGGCGAACGGGTCGTTGTCGCCGGTATCCAGAAAGTCAAACCGGGCATGCCGGTCACCGTCGCCGAAGCCCCCGTCGTCGACGGCCAACCGGCCACCACCGCTGCCAAAACGGAGTAA
- a CDS encoding efflux RND transporter permease subunit, giving the protein MARFFIDRPIFAWVIAIVIMLAGALSIFRLPVSQYPEIAPPSVRVTTSYPGASAQTVEDSVTQIIEQNMTGLDNLLYMNAQSSSDGSVSITLTFESGTDPDIAQVQVQNKLQQALRLLPQEVQEQGVQVNKSNSTFLMIVGLISTDGNMDQRDLSDFMVSELRDPLSRTPGVGSIQVFGSQYAMRIWLDPHKLTSYQMTPSDVAAAIRAQNNQVAVGDLGGAPSIAGQQVTASMMAQTKLSSPEQFGNILLRVNKDGSQIRLRDVARVEIGGESYAAFGTYNGQPSGGMAIMLATGANALDTSEAVRAKVEELKPFFPAGIDVVYPYDTTTFIKISIEEVAQTLIEAIILVFLVMFLFLQNFRATLIPSIAVPVVLLGTFGIMAAFGFSINTLTMFGMVLAIGLLVDDAIVVVENVERIMSQEGLSPVEATRKSMDQITSALIGIALVLSAVFVPMAFFGGSTGAIYRQFSLTIVSAMALSVLVALILTPALCATMLKPIDPHKHARKRGFFGWFNRTFNRGTDRYQKTVGYALRRTGRFGLIYLLLVGGMVFLFSKLPTSFIPEEDQGVFLTMIQLPAGATLERTQEVINQVRDHYMKNEAENVNAVFAVAGFSFAGSGQNNGMAFAQLKHWDERKRPDQSVNAIIGRAMGRFMQIKEAQIFAFNIPAIPALGLATGFDLYLQDRGNLGHEKLIEARNMLLGMAAQSPDLTRVRPNGMEDTPQYHVDIDFEKAMALGVGVADLNATLSTAWGSNYVNDFIHRGRIKKVYLQADAPYRMQPEDIAIWHVRNNVGEMVPFSTFADGYWSFGSPRLERFNGIPAVEIVGEAAPGKSSGDGMATIANLISQLPPGIGFEWTGASYQEVQSGAQAPALYAISVLVVFLCLAALYESWSVPFSVMLAVPLGVLGALTAAWLRGMENDVYFQVGLLTTIGLSAKNAILIVEFAKALYDKGTDLFEATLAACKLRLRPILMTSMAFMLGVLPLAISTGAGANSRHAIGTGVLGGMISATVLAIVFIPLFFYVVIRVFKTRPRTETEAERSAITPVTES; this is encoded by the coding sequence ATGGCCAGATTCTTCATCGATCGCCCGATCTTCGCCTGGGTCATCGCCATCGTCATCATGCTGGCCGGTGCCCTGTCGATCTTTCGCCTGCCCGTCTCGCAGTACCCGGAGATCGCGCCGCCCTCGGTACGCGTCACCACCAGCTATCCTGGCGCCTCGGCGCAGACGGTCGAAGACAGCGTCACCCAGATCATCGAGCAGAACATGACCGGTCTGGACAACCTGCTCTACATGAACGCCCAGAGTTCCTCCGACGGCTCGGTCTCCATCACCCTGACCTTCGAATCCGGTACCGATCCGGATATCGCTCAGGTCCAGGTACAGAACAAACTGCAGCAGGCCTTGCGGCTGCTGCCCCAGGAAGTCCAGGAGCAGGGCGTCCAGGTCAACAAGTCGAACTCGACCTTCCTGATGATCGTCGGCCTCATTTCCACCGATGGCAACATGGATCAGCGCGACCTCTCCGACTTCATGGTCTCGGAACTGCGCGACCCGCTCAGCCGGACGCCTGGTGTTGGCTCCATTCAGGTATTCGGTAGCCAGTACGCCATGCGCATCTGGCTCGATCCGCACAAGCTGACCAGTTACCAGATGACACCGAGCGACGTGGCCGCCGCCATCCGCGCCCAGAACAACCAGGTGGCTGTCGGCGATCTGGGCGGTGCCCCTTCGATAGCCGGACAGCAGGTCACCGCCAGCATGATGGCGCAGACCAAGCTCAGTTCGCCCGAGCAATTCGGCAACATCTTGCTGCGCGTCAACAAGGACGGTTCCCAGATCCGGCTGCGCGACGTAGCCCGCGTCGAGATCGGCGGTGAGAGCTATGCCGCGTTCGGCACTTACAATGGTCAGCCGTCGGGCGGCATGGCCATCATGCTGGCCACCGGCGCCAACGCCCTGGACACCTCGGAGGCGGTCCGGGCCAAGGTGGAGGAACTGAAACCGTTCTTCCCGGCCGGCATCGACGTGGTCTATCCTTACGACACCACGACCTTCATCAAAATCTCCATCGAGGAAGTGGCGCAGACCTTGATCGAGGCGATCATCCTTGTCTTTCTCGTCATGTTCCTCTTCCTTCAAAACTTCCGGGCGACCCTGATTCCCTCCATCGCCGTGCCCGTGGTCCTGCTCGGCACCTTCGGCATCATGGCCGCCTTCGGCTTCTCCATCAACACTCTGACCATGTTCGGCATGGTTCTGGCCATCGGCCTGCTGGTGGACGACGCCATCGTCGTCGTGGAAAACGTGGAGCGGATCATGTCCCAGGAGGGTCTCTCCCCGGTGGAGGCAACCCGGAAATCCATGGACCAGATCACCAGCGCCTTGATCGGCATCGCCCTGGTACTCTCGGCGGTCTTTGTGCCGATGGCCTTTTTCGGCGGCTCCACCGGCGCCATCTATCGCCAGTTCTCGCTAACCATCGTCTCGGCCATGGCGCTCTCCGTTCTGGTGGCCCTGATTCTCACCCCGGCTCTCTGCGCCACCATGCTGAAACCGATCGACCCACACAAGCATGCGCGCAAGCGCGGTTTCTTCGGCTGGTTCAACCGCACCTTCAACCGCGGCACCGACCGTTATCAGAAGACCGTCGGCTATGCCCTGCGCCGAACCGGACGGTTCGGGCTGATCTATCTGCTGCTGGTGGGCGGCATGGTGTTTCTCTTCTCCAAGTTGCCCACGTCGTTCATCCCTGAGGAAGATCAGGGCGTGTTCCTGACCATGATCCAGCTTCCGGCCGGCGCCACGCTGGAGCGGACTCAGGAGGTCATCAATCAGGTCCGCGACCATTATATGAAAAACGAGGCGGAAAACGTCAATGCGGTGTTCGCCGTAGCCGGCTTCAGTTTCGCCGGCAGCGGTCAGAATAACGGCATGGCGTTTGCCCAGTTAAAACACTGGGATGAACGTAAACGTCCCGACCAGTCGGTCAACGCCATCATCGGTCGAGCCATGGGCCGGTTCATGCAGATCAAGGAAGCCCAGATCTTTGCCTTCAACATCCCGGCCATCCCGGCCCTCGGCCTGGCCACCGGGTTTGACCTCTATTTGCAGGACCGGGGCAATCTCGGCCACGAGAAGCTGATCGAGGCGCGCAACATGCTGCTCGGCATGGCCGCCCAGAGCCCGGATTTGACCCGGGTGCGGCCCAACGGCATGGAGGACACGCCGCAGTATCACGTGGATATCGATTTTGAAAAGGCCATGGCTCTCGGTGTCGGTGTTGCCGACCTCAATGCCACCCTGTCGACCGCCTGGGGGTCCAACTACGTCAATGACTTCATCCACCGTGGCCGCATCAAGAAGGTCTATCTGCAGGCCGACGCCCCGTACCGCATGCAGCCGGAGGATATCGCCATCTGGCATGTGCGCAACAACGTCGGGGAGATGGTGCCTTTTTCCACCTTCGCCGACGGTTACTGGAGCTTCGGTTCGCCCCGCCTGGAGCGATTCAACGGCATCCCGGCCGTGGAGATCGTCGGTGAGGCAGCGCCTGGCAAATCGAGCGGTGACGGCATGGCCACCATCGCCAACCTGATCTCGCAATTACCGCCCGGCATCGGCTTCGAATGGACCGGGGCGTCGTACCAGGAGGTGCAATCAGGCGCCCAGGCCCCGGCGTTGTACGCCATCTCCGTGCTGGTGGTATTTCTTTGCCTGGCCGCCCTGTACGAGAGCTGGTCGGTACCGTTTTCAGTCATGCTCGCCGTCCCACTCGGAGTCCTGGGTGCCTTGACGGCGGCTTGGCTGCGCGGCATGGAAAACGACGTCTATTTTCAGGTGGGTCTGCTCACCACCATCGGGCTGTCGGCCAAGAACGCCATCCTCATCGTCGAGTTCGCCAAGGCGCTCTACGACAAGGGCACGGATCTCTTCGAGGCGACCCTGGCCGCCTGCAAGCTGCGACTGCGCCCGATCCTGATGACCTCCATGGCCTTCATGCTCGGCGTGCTGCCGCTGGCCATCAGTACCGGCGCCGGCGCCAACAGCCGGCACGCCATCGGCACCGGCGTGCTGGGCGGCATGATTTCGGCCACGGTCCTGGCAATCGTCTTCATCCCCCTGTTCTTCTACGTGGTCATTCGCGTTTTCAAAACCCGTCCCCGCACCGAGACCGAGGCGGAACGATCAGCAATCACCCCGGTGACTGAGTCATGA
- a CDS encoding TetR family transcriptional regulator, with product MARKTKKEALKTRADILEAAIRIFSVRGVSRTTLGDIAREAGVTRGAIYWHFHNKNDLLAALWDQLFQPIEPIVQASESKDEEDPLGLMREALLSLFTSLANDPVRLQLFRILHDKCELVADTGAEHLHRANCHRDGLRRIGTVLANAAAKGQLPPDYDIRLASIATISFIDGLLANWLIFPSQIGIDREIPRLIDELMGLLRRGFSGRPPIPAEEL from the coding sequence ATGGCCAGAAAGACCAAAAAAGAGGCCCTGAAGACCCGCGCCGACATCCTCGAGGCGGCGATCCGGATCTTCTCGGTGCGTGGCGTCTCCCGCACCACCCTGGGCGACATCGCCAGAGAAGCGGGGGTGACGCGGGGTGCCATCTATTGGCATTTCCACAACAAGAACGATCTGCTCGCGGCCCTGTGGGACCAGCTGTTCCAACCCATCGAGCCGATCGTCCAGGCCAGTGAGAGCAAGGACGAGGAAGACCCGCTCGGCCTGATGCGCGAGGCATTGCTTTCCCTGTTCACCTCCCTGGCCAACGATCCGGTCCGCCTGCAGCTGTTCCGCATCTTGCACGACAAGTGTGAACTGGTGGCCGATACCGGCGCCGAACACCTGCACCGCGCCAACTGCCACCGCGACGGCCTGAGACGGATCGGCACCGTCCTCGCCAACGCCGCGGCCAAAGGGCAATTGCCACCCGATTACGATATCCGTTTGGCCAGCATCGCCACCATCTCCTTTATTGACGGCCTGCTGGCCAACTGGTTGATCTTTCCCTCACAGATCGGCATCGACCGGGAGATTCCGCGCCTGATCGACGAATTGATGGGGCTGCTGCGCCGCGGCTTCTCCGGCCGGCCGCCCATACCCGCAGAGGAACTCTGA